One part of the Vicia villosa cultivar HV-30 ecotype Madison, WI linkage group LG6, Vvil1.0, whole genome shotgun sequence genome encodes these proteins:
- the LOC131609266 gene encoding F-box/kelch-repeat protein At3g23880-like, with protein MWYRHSTQYSYPTFNPSSLHLRHFPHAKMDLRPSQSRRPPSSPSSPPILPDEIMAEVLSFLPVKSLMQMKSVSKFFNSLISDPTFIKMHLRRSEQNPQLTLVSGKSVADFRFVTLPINSFLDNPLITVPEKPFHPLLDTVHYWLVGSCNGLLCFAHYSSFTGSYRDCWLNFYNPATSTLSRKLGYFKDYCKHRYFFSRYAFGYDSLTDNYKVAALRVIGGENGDNETQLRTEVRVFSLKDNVWGDIQGFPVGPLRLTLPSENHGVYLNGSLNWLALQNCYSADRFYHSSDIILDQFVIISLDLGAERHVELMPPQGLEEVPLIEPTISVLLESLCFCHDFKQTCLVIWQMKEFGVGESWTQLYRIKYQNLQHIGCWLPLHISQDMNTLVLANKRDLLAIIYDWTNNRVEIVTNKPRWAFCKDYVESLVSIR; from the coding sequence ATGTGGTACAGGCACAGCACACAGTACAGCTATCCAACTTTCAATCCATCGAGTCTCCATCTCCGCCACTTTCCTCACGCGAAAATGGATCTCCGTCCCTCTCAATCTCGCCGTCCGCCCAGCTCTCCGTCGTCACCACCTATCCTCCCCGACGAAATCATGGCAGAAGTCCTCTCCTTCCTTCCCGTCAAATCTCTCATGCAAATGAAAAGCGTCAGTAAGTTCTTCAACTCCCTCATTTCCGATCCCACCTTTATCAAAATGCATCTCCGTCGATCCGAGCAAAACCCTCAACTCACACTCGTCTCAGGAAAATCCGTAGCAGATTTCCGTTTCGTCACTCTCCCTATCAACAGTTTTCTCGATAATCCTCTTATCACCGTTCCGGAGAAGCCTTTCCATCCTTTGTTAGACACTGTCCATTACTGGTTGGTTGGTTCTTGTAACGGGTTGCTCTGTTTTGCTCATTATTCTAGTTTCACCGGTAGCTACAGAGATTGCTGGCTCAATTTCTATAATCCAGCTACAAGTACTTTATCTAGGAAATTAGGGTATTTTAAGGATTATTGCAAGCATCGTTATTTTTTCTCTAGATATGCATTTGGTTATGATAGTTTAACTGATAATTATAAAGTAGCCGCGTTACGAGTGATTGGTGGTGAAAATGGTGACAACGAAACTCAATTGAGAACAGAGGTGAGAGTTTTTAGTTTGAAGGATAATGTTTGGGGAGATATTCAAGGTTTTCCGGTTGGACCTCTCCGGTTAACTCTTCCAAGTGAGAATCATGGTGTTTATTTGAATGGGAGTCTTAATTGGCTGGCGCTACAAAATTGTTACTCTGCGGATAGGTTTTATCATAGTAGTGATATTATTCTTGATCAATTTGTGATCATTTCGCTTGATTTGGGTGCTGAGAGACACGTGGAGTTAATGCCTCCGCAGGGTTTGGAGGAAGTGCCGTTGATTGAGCCGACTATTTCTGTGTTGCTGGAGTCTCTTTGTTTTTGTCATGATTTCAAACAGACTTGTTTGGTTATATGGCAGATGAAGGAGTTTGGGGTTGGAGAGTCTTGGACTCAACTCTATAGAATTAAATATCAAAATCTTCAACACATTGGATGCTGGTTGCCGTTGCACATTTCTCAGGATATGAATACTTTGGTATTGGCAAACAAGCGAGACCTGCTAGCTATTATCTATGATTGGACAAATAATAGAGTAGAGATAGTTACCAATAAACCGCGATGGGCCTTTTGCAAGGAttatgttgaaagtttggtttctATTCGTTGA